One Cucumis melo cultivar AY chromosome 8, USDA_Cmelo_AY_1.0, whole genome shotgun sequence genomic window, GACTATAtttcattccttaagtcccactgatccactattaaacaattggtttaagatccaacctataaattgaattcctcttaggccaatgagagggtaggatcccatgttcaagacttggattcagtccttaagggaacaacctatctactaaccctaaaatgggtaggatcggagtgaatttcgtcttgcaccatATGTTTCTAGTCATCCATCTGGTCTTACTCCTAAAATTGGAGATTTATTAGGCCAATATCGTTGAGctgtcctcacctatgcagatctaaggataataccgtttgaacaaaagttcatagttagctcaggattaagattaagttatctaAGTCATCATAATCTaaatagttagtttatatagtcaacaatgttataacttaaaagtgactatttcaggttccaatcttatgtaaactctttacataggatgcctccactCTCATGtttctacatgaacgattcaggatcacatcgtttgtactaactatagagtgagttgtatccatagtgttcttagaataaggtgtccaaccttattcatacactatagattgTTTGGACTATAAAttcaaacttgatccatgtttatgtctctacataaagttcaagtttacactacatagcctcaggaccttagtttattggattcaagattataatattctattttcactaataagtcctcaataaccactttattgaatagaatataattttaactacaaattacgagttttaggacataaattctaacatttagatttagctacccaaatgtaaactattttTCTTCAAGATTTTTTAGTACGCGATCacttagatttgactattttttgctacacgattgtttatatttaatcgtttaaatttgggtagccaaatctaaatgatttctttccagactttcttggtacaagatcatttaaatttgggtagccaaatctaaacgttttttttcccaaaatattttggtacacaatcgtttatatttggtacacgatcgtttatatttggtacacaatcatttatatttggtacacaatcatttatattttattgtttaaatttgggtagccaaatttcaacgatttttcaaaactttttggtatacaatcgtttagatttggtatacaatcgtttagatttggtacacaatcgtttagattttgatcgtttaaatttggctaccaaaatctaatttttttaaagattctttggtacacgatcgtttaggtttagCTATTGTtcttacatgattgtttagattttgttatccAATATCCGAACGATTTTTTTCACgatcttgattttttttttcatgatcttttatatttggcacACGAttttaaacaaccaaataacaatttgaattttttttttagaaaaagtagatcttttatatttggtttaTGATCTTAAACCAAAAGacaatttgataaaaaaaaaaaagaaaaattgaagaagaagagaaaaagattatgaaaagaaaaagaaaaattatagaaaaaagaagatggaaaaaaattgcagaagaagaagagaaaaagacaatggaaaggaaaggaaaaattgtagaagaaagaataaatattttgacggtttgtcatatttatgaaaattaacgtAGTAtaaaattctttaaaaaaaaggttgatttacataaatgtaacacaCTAACAAATATTTACGACAcgttgttcacacgagattttcagagaaatttaatttatagagttgaacttgtgttgatgttgtgcttgtgttgatttgatgtgatgtgATTTGATCTCTAATATTTGATCATATGATTCTCTATCAATTGAATTCCCACACTTGATTTGAGAAAACAGAGCACATGATATTCTTAAAGTTAGAGTATTGGAGGAAAGCTTGTATCTTAAAGAAACTTCAATCTTCGAGAGCGGCTAACTTCAGGAGTTAGGGAGTATTCTGGCTCTTGGGAGAATTCCCTAGACTAAAAAATTTTCATCCCCCGACCTCCTTTATTTATAGAGCTCTCTAGTGGGCATTATAAGCTTGGGCCTAGTTGGTCCATGGACTAGATCCATGGTCTCAACCACATaaatttgggtcatatttagtATTTGGGacaaattaagcttattttttttgttcaattgaactttagccaaataaataatatttaatttgaccaaaataattaacttgattcAACAGCTATATTAAaaacatgtgacatcattagaattggccaatttatgttttcaattttaatttgggacacatgtcaacTTTTAATTAGTTCCAAATccaattatttgtattttttttttcattaatttagtaaatgatgtgaaAATTTGTGATTTGTCCATAATTTCTTATTCGACGGCCGtgtaacaaaaaaacaaaaatccaAGAAGCTGgtcaaatattttcataattttcaaatttgcCATTGAATATTGCAAACGATTCGTTACCTCTCTTTTtacttctttgcgatttattcttCTCTTCCGGATCTCTTCATCTCTTcttctagattttctttcttctattcttaaacgatttattcttctatttaaatctcctattttaaCTTCACCATTTTTGGCAAAATTCTGTAGAACTATTTCATCTTTctcatattcaagaatatcaaaatcatttaaatattattttgacatgatctaaacgatcgtttaccattgtcaacagAATCGtctaaatttgaaatatttttctcATCACTTAAAACAGACTACACAATCATGTTcacatgatctaaatgatcgtttaccatagtaacacaatcgtttaacattgtaaaaaatgattgtttgatttgaagtttttaacgatcatttacattggaatatacgatcgtttaccataatTATCAACACGATTTTTTTCATGATGAACATGATCGTTTTTCATGGTtaatacgatcatttaaatttgaagcatttttcccCACTCGTTATAATTGCGTGTATCATGACCTAAACGATAGTAAATCATTCGTTTAAACCGTAGTACATggtcttttagaaaaaaatattaatcgCGTGCGTGTGATCGATTAATTACTTGTTAACTgtgacatttttggtatttctaATTGTGGGCTTatggactttttccattttcagaattgttttataaagtgtaaatattttaccagtttgttatatttcttaaaaaaagtttATAGGTCTTGTCCAATGCTTATGGGCCTAAGTCAGCCGCAATTCATTTCCAACATGGATTACTTAGTTTAATTTAATGAGAAAAACCAATCAATCCTAAGTCTCTACAACAACACTTCTTAGTGCTTTTCGCTTATTACAAATTAACAAATAAGAGTTAGGATTATACTTAACAACTTGCACCatggattttttttgtttttgtaatgtTATCATAGTTTTAACATCAAATTAGGTTCACTGTTTTCATTTGTCAGATAGGATAATCATATCCATGAATCTCTATGGCTAGATAGTGGAGAACAGTGTTAATTGCTAATGTGTAATGAAATTAACAGCTagttaaattaataatatgtaaTTAAAAGGAGGTATAAagactaaaataataataaaatacataaCACAACCTAGAAGCATTAGAAACCTAGCAAATCTGCTAAAGCCAACTTAATAACTCAGTAATAATctaacttttcaaaatttgaatctCCTCTCTTTAATTGTTGtactaaataaaaaagaaaaaaacagaaaaaattatcaaaaataacGAAATTGTCggattatttacaaaatataacataaCTTCGTATTCTATCGAGGATAGACATTGATAAGTCTACACAGACACTAATCATATAGAAGCACATACATCAATGTCTATCGATATTTATCACtgattttctaaaattttattgtattttattcattttactatatctAAAAATGTCCTAAAAACAATTATAATGCAGCAAATTCAAACATCATAATGTTAAAGCCTTTTCAATGTCATTGATTATTCCAGAGACCATCAAATGTAATATATGCATTTGCTTAAAAAATAAGACCGTAAGAGCACTTTGCTAGCAATACCTTCAAAGAGTACACATTTTAGAAATATACTTCTGTTAGTCAtctcttccctttttttttttttctttcttttttgttgttgtAATAGCACTATTTTAAAACACCCTTCATATTAAGCATTGAATCAATATCCAACTTCTTCATAGAAAGTATATAGAAAGCTTGAATGAACACAACTACAACATGAAACCGAAAAGGACATGCAATTATAGCCTCAGATAGACGAGGTTCATCCACACATTTGATTTTGATTATAATCAATAAAACCCAACGCCACATAATACTCACTATTCAAAAGGGGTAACTCTAAATGAAGCCAAACCCACAAATATCATATCACAGCTTGCACTTAGAAGGAAACAACgctaaaacaaaatgaaatcttcGCAAGctaattaaaataacaaaaagaataaACTTCACATGATAATCAAGAGGATATATAATAGAacagaaattaaataaaagtaaatttgGACAAAATAACATCCACCATAATCTAAATAAAGTGATCTCACCCTAGCTAATCCGATAATAAAGTTAAACATGGAAGCAAACAAACGATAACATAATACAAAACACAATTCTAGAAAGActcaaaaaaaatatttttatacgTTATTCAATATCATGCTCCAAGCTCTATGTTACTCGACGCCGGCAGATATGGATGAGCATCTGTGGATATtcaaataatttatatataaatattaataactcttttattaaataaaactatttattgCATTACCATCATTCTGGTTTTGGTTTTGCTGGTTAAATTCCAAATTCTGGTCATTGACGTTTTGGTTTTTCTCGGCATGGTCATCACCTCCAAAATTCTCGTTCCAATAATTACCATCATTggcctatatatatatatatatatatttgtcatatataaattattttaacttctAAAATTAGAAGAGAAAGGGTGTGAATAATACAAGTGAGTAGAAACTAATTTTTCATTCGACTAAGCATGCCTCTATATAAATCTTACAAAAAGTAACAAACCCTACAAATTTTAACTTTCATAATTTCTAAAACTTCCTAAACAATTTAATGAACACAATTACATTTAATATAGAAACCAAAAGTTACAAATCAATTTAATTCTTATAACTCTTCGAATTCTCGTTAGTAACATGACTTTTTTATGTTCTCGACATTTTAATAATAAAGTGAAAGATATAAAGTGAGAAAACCTGATGAAAGTGTAGAACATAGTTAATAGCTCGAGGATCATCACATTCCATAGCATGCTTAACGATCTTATCCCATTTGTTATCTGCACTTTTTATTCCGAGAATCTACACAGACAAGGTTACAagtatatacatacatatgaaaaataaattatcataaaatatttaatatttaaactcCCAAGGTAAGGGTACCTGTTTGAGAACGATAGCACCCCTTCCAAAATCATGTGCCACCAGAAAATCACCAACAGTATTTATTGGATGTGGTTGTAGTGAAGATAAGATGTTTTTGTATTTATCACCTACCCCTTCCAATCGATTTATGGCATCATCCCAGTTAGGCGGATGGTGTTTTTCCTTCcctaattaatataataaatatattatataaaaaaattaattaattaaaaatggaAATGGTTATTTATATAATTACCTTGCATCCGTTCACTGAAAACTCTGAAGGCTTGGGAAACCGCTTTTTCAATGACACCAAATTCAGCTAAAATCATTTTATCTATAATTCTGACTCCCAAATAAAATATCTTTGACTTGGATCGGTAGGACGAGTCAGTTACAGTCAGATGGTTAACCTCACCAATTCCACTTTGTAGGTTAAATTGGAGATCACCAAACATCAAAGGTTTCCCATTGTCGGacttgcttatttctttgtgcTCTCCATCCTCAAGGAATAACTCAACTGGAGCAGATGACAATTTATCTGTGGAGACGGGAACATTCAAGTTGGCAGAATCGAATATTCCAATTTTCAATGGCTCACCATTTTCAGATTTTATCTCCTTGTTTGCATACATTCTAGATGCAATTTGATTGCAGAAACATAACACGTATTTCGGTGCTCCGGATCCACTCCCAATAATTTCACTGCTAACTTCTTTCCCACTCTCATGTTGTTccctattttaaattttttaaaatttgacaaAGAAAAATTAGTGAAGATATTAGTTAAATTTATGTCAGAAACACACAAGACGTGTTACATGCATGAATACATGCTAAGAATTTATAAATGGAAACACCCATAACACTTGAATAGGAAAACTCCAATGAatataattttacatttttctaTACCTTCACAATTAATCCAGTAGGACCATCATAGCACATGTTAAAAGTCTGGTTTGAAGTTGTTCATGcaaatttttttgaaaacaCAAAAAGGCAAAAAAGGTCAGGtgtggaaaaaggaaaaaaaatagaaaataatttcttatttaaaaaaatatttgggtaaaaataaaatatattaattttatttttatttgatttggtCTCGTTACGAATTGTTCGCATGCTCAAATGGCTATTCATGTTTCACGCTTAAAAACGCCAAACGAAGTCAACGCACCTACCGAGTCTTTCTCACGTTCATTCCCAACTTACTTTAGTTGGCTTCATGCCTATACAAGAACATGCCTCCCTCACTTCTGAGCACAACaactcactacaagaaaataggTATTTCTTGACGCATCTTTAGAACTCGAGATAGACGTCGGGAGAAATTGCTTCTGCCGACACTATCGTACTCACGTCGGAAGTTCCTCAATCCCCCAATGCCAAGTGTTAAACGTTGAGAAATGAATTTGGCATTCCGTTAGTCAAACATCGAGAATGCCTGCCACATTCCCAACATGACATCGGCATAAAtggaaataataaaaactatttctttttatcCCAACATCTTGCATGCAAACATTAGAATAATTTCCGGTTCTCCCAACGTGACTAGTCAAACATCAGAAGTAGGGAGATTGCTAGATGTGTGTCGTGGTGTATCGAGTGTTCCCCTTCAAATATCATTTTTAGATATGTTTTACAGATCTGTGTTAGTCGAAAagaaaggaaacaaaaaacaagGGAGACAAAGAGTTTGAAGgccaaaagagaaagaaaaaggtcCATTGTCGCTCGTCGTCCATTGTTCGTTGCTTGTCGTCGTCATCTGCTGCTACCCATCTGCCCTCGACATTTGTGAGCCGCTGTCCGCCCCTGCCGGTAAgagtttgttatttatttatttatttggtttgAGCTTGAGAGACAAATATTAAATAGGTATGTTCTTGTGATTGTCAAGGCCTCCTCTAGTGTGTTCGTCATGATCTGTCACTACCGTTCTGTCTTTGTCGCCATTCACCCCTCGCTGGCAAGtctatgtttttatttttatttcttgaaTTTTGGTTTGAGGTtgagaaaaaatattaaatatctgTGTTAGTCTTTGTTATtgattttattgttattgttgttgattttattattattgttgttgattttattgttattgttgttgactttattgttattgttgttgacTTTATTGTGATTGTTGTtgattttattgttattgtgttgtttcttttattgttattgttgattttatttttattgttcttCATGTTTTTGTTTGGTGATGTATTGTTAAACGTAGTGACTTTGGAAATAAATTATTTGGCGAGTTCAATTTGGAAACTCTTAATAGCGAGCATGCATGTTTGAAGATcttcaaaattaaaatgttCGTGTAAATTAAATGTTCTTTTATGTGTGTTTGATTACAGATTTGACGAGAAATTTTTTGATTAAGTTTTTAATGAATTGATGAATTGTTTAAATTGTGGAATGTTGTAGAAGTCTGTTAAACTTATTTGTGAGTTGTTAtcatgcagttatggtagtctttaGTTTAAATGATTTAATTTGTTAATAGTTTTGGGGGGAGGGGTTATATTGAATTTGAGGGGGGgctgtaatttgtggttgagattTGTTCTGGCTATCctatagttatggtagcctttagtttaaacttaaatttttatttgttagtAGTTTTGCTTGATGGAAGAGTTAGGTACCTTGTAAAGGTTGAAGTAATTTGTGATTAGTTTGTTCtgactatcctacagttatggtagtctctttagtttaaacttagcttTAGTGAAAGTTGGAAAATTGGATACTTAGCTTATTTATGGAGTAAGTTCGAGCATTTGAGAGGAAGAATCTAAGACTAATAAAACCTATTTATGCTTTAGGTCTTTAAAGATGGACAAGgattggatgaaacttaggaataaatTCTCAGTTGAGTATCAAGAGGGAGTGTCCCAATTTTTAGAGATTTCAAAGTTTCACGTCGATGATTACAGACGAACAAGGTCTCCATACAAGAGAGTATGAACTCAATTTAGGACTTATTAGAGGGTGTAGAGTCACATCTATCAATAATTGGAATATTCTTATCCTATACAAAtagggtgtatcatggagagcaAATGAACTTGAACAAAGGTATAGAAatatttgatgaaggaactagcagtAACCCTTTTCATGATGAAACTAGCAGTAACCCTTTtcatgaagaaaataaaatgttgGGTATACTTAATGATTTACAAGCTTCGATTAAACATGAAGAAGAAACGGAGGAGAGTTTGGAGAACAACTAGATTCGTTGGATTTTCcaattatgagtaaacatccatcactggaagataagaaaagaaagcgAGCTCTTAATTGTACTAAAAGAAGTATATTTCTCAAACTTCCTTACTAGTCCAGACTACTATTACGTCATAAACtagatgtaatgcatattgaaaataatatttatgaCAACTTGATTGGTACAttgttgaatattgaaggaaaaatgaaagataccacgaatgctcggttggacctacaagattTGAAAGCAAGTAAGGATTTACACCTAATAGAAGTGGGTAACATATTTGTGAAGCCACATGCAACGTACATGTTGACTAGTAGCAAAAGAGTTGAATTTTACAAGTATttgaaattagttaagttttCCGATGGCTTCATTTCTAATATTTCACGATGAGTGAGTGAAAGAGATGGAAAAATATCAGGTCTTAAAACACATGACTATCACGTTTTGCTACATCGACTTCTCTCTATCAATGTTTGAGCATATATATCGAAAAAAGTGTCCACTGCTATTACTGAATTATATGGTTTTTTTCATGACTTGAGCGTAAGAATGATACGGATAAGTGATTTAGATTGATTACAATAAGATGTCATAATCATATTTTGTAAATTAGAAAGAATATTCCTACCTACCTTCTTCGACGTAAAGATACACCTTGTCGTTCACCTAGCATATGAAACCAAAGTTACTGGTTCGATCtcttatagttggatgtatcccattgaaagaagtctacacACGTCAAAACAATTTGTCCAGAACAAAGAACGTCTTAAGGGGTTTGATGCAGAAGCATATATGATGAATGGATCATagaatttttgttcaagatatCTAAGTGAGATTGAAACTCGATTCATTGGAGATAAATGAAATGATGATAGTATTTCTGATGACGAGGTAATTCGTGAGTTTGAAGTGTTCGTGCAGAAAGTACGACCATTAGGGGTGTCAACTTTGCACACTATATCACGGGACGAAAAACGACTCACACACTGGTACGTCCTCAATAATGTAGTTGAAATAGTGGACTGTTGCAAGTACACATTTTGAACTTACCAATATTTCAAGTCTTTCTTATTGTCGTCACACAATTAACCTCACACTTATCTACTTTAGGAAACACTTGAGGTTGATATGTCATCAAGCTGAAAGTGCTTCTGACTTATATAGAAGACATTAACAAGCATTTCTTGATTGGTTCAAAGCTCAAGTATATATCATGCATGAATTTGAGAATTGATATATCTTATTcgataattattttatattcatGTACATCGATTTTAGGTTCTAGAAATGTGTGAGAGAGAAAACCTTTCTCATGATTTCTTTTCTCTTGTGATGGGACCTTCATTTGATGTTCGCTCTTACAGTGGATGCATTGCCAGTGGGGTACGATTTCATACACTAGAGCGTGATTTTCGCTGCACTACACAAAACAGTGGGTTAGGGTAGTCGGTGAAAACAGTGACAATGAAAGTGCAGACAACAATTTACGGTGTTTTAGATGAAGTGTTAGACGTTCAATATCCACCAAGACAATGtgtttggctatttaagtgtaGATGGTTTGACACTAATAAGAACAAAATCCATAGAACACATGTGGAATTAGGCTACAAGTCAATCAACATGTGGCGTTTTTGGTTTGCTAAGGAACCAGTTATTCTTGCGATTCAGGCGCAACAAGTATTTTACCTTGAGGACCCACCCAATAAAATGGCAATAGTATGAAAGTTGTTCAAGTGGTCCAAAATAAACGTATGTGGGATGTGCCTGAAGTGGAAGATGTTGAAAATGAACAATTGAATGTATTGAAAATCGTTGTTGGACATCGCGTGGATGAACACAcattgaggatgacactctaCGTAGAGTTGACGTTGATTCTATAGTGGTGGAAATATTGATGTTAGTCCCATTACTTTGATGACGCTTTATTATAACATGAGTTTCCATTAATAGTGTTCTATTTTCTTAGATGGCTCTCAACTCACTCTCACTCCTAGGAGACATCAGTACGCCTAGAATCTAGAGCTGGAGAGATACGTTCAAAAGCAGAGAAGCAAATCTCGTTACATGTTATTCGATTGAGCGACCCATCGATGTATTAAAACGAGCAACATTTCCAGTCTATTGCCTTAAGTGGGCCGATGTTCATCTATAGTATATCGAGGTTGTCAAGGACGGTCTACGGGGTGAGTTTATTAATTACTTTACATTTAAACCTACATGTACAGAAACCTAATTCGTATGTTCTTTTCTTTGTAGCAATGGTTCGTGCTTCACTTGGTCATTATCAAGCCAAGAGTCCAAGTTTTctaaaaaggaagaagaagagtaTGACTATAATTTTATTAGATGATGAGTTAACTCTTGATAATGACAAAGAGAAAGATGACAAGTCGATTCTTGGTTGCACTGTGTAAGAGGTGAGTACGGCTGGAGTAAGTTTTGACTCCCAAAAGAATAATATTGACAACATTGATGGTGATGTGGAGCCTAAAGTCTTTAGCCTGAGTGGAGACCAAATATACATGAAATGAGAAGAGGATCAAATTGTGCTGAAACAACAAAAGGATAGGATTCAGGCTTTATTAGAAGATAACCATCGTCTGTTATCAATGATTTCTACCCTTAAATTGAGCTCAGACTTTGAGGGTCTATCCAAGTCTGTTAGGATGTTTAGTTATGAGACACAAGATCTGAATATTATTCTTAAAGCTGGAAAGATTGGGATAAATAAGAAGGGAGTAGGTTTCTCTAACAAATGTCAACAAGGAGTTATTACTGGATGTTCAAAAATTGTGTTTGTTTGTGCTAAGAAAGACGAAGATGAAAAGCAAGTTGAAGTAGTATTTTAAggagacaatttttttttagaaaaataaaaagagatgGATGTGACACTTCTGTGGTAGACTTAGTCACATTCATCCTTTTTGTTATTGGTTGCACAATCATCATACTCATTCTAACTAATGCTAGAACAGAGGTTTTAAAAAGGTTGATTCAAGACAACGTGTAGCTAGGTCTGTATGGAAAGTAAAAAGGGATGACAGATGCAATGTTGCATTCACTAATTCTTTTCATGCTTCAAGTAGGGAAGACTATTGTTTTGATAGTGGTTGCTCTCGCCATCTGACGGGAAATTCTACTTTCTTTTTAGATATGAAGGAGTGTTCCTAAGAGTAAGTCAGTTTTGGGATGGAGCTAAAGAAAAAGTGCATAGGAAAAACAATATTGCCA contains:
- the LOC103486196 gene encoding calmodulin-binding protein 60 A-like gives rise to the protein MDQSSDTYPGNVNNKRASSEEAGDFQHNSKRNYHIGSEDGFAAKNEDSDEENLSKFVALARHFISKGAEKKLLPMVDFYFPRMREQHESGKEVSSEIIGSGSGAPKYVLCFCNQIASRMYANKEIKSENGEPLKIGIFDSANLNVPVSTDKLSSAPVELFLEDGEHKEISKSDNGKPLMFGDLQFNLQSGIGEVNHLTVTDSSYRSKSKIFYLGVRIIDKMILAEFGVIEKAVSQAFRVFSERMQGKEKHHPPNWDDAINRLEGVGDKYKNILSSLQPHPINTVGDFLVAHDFGRGAIVLKQILGIKSADNKWDKIVKHAMECDDPRAINYVLHFHQANDGNYWNENFGGDDHAEKNQNVNDQNLEFNQQNQNQNDDAHPYLPASSNIELGA